One genomic segment of Pedobacter endophyticus includes these proteins:
- a CDS encoding right-handed parallel beta-helix repeat-containing protein, which translates to MAHIRFFLGVVFFLTCNICVASTYYLSSISGDDNRSASEAQNPNTPWKSITKLNAYFASLKPGDNVLFKRNETFYGTISINGSGSDGNPITFGAYGTGSNPIITSLVTVSQWQSVGNGIYESTNAAFGSSVAVVLINNKPQEMGRYPNSDAANKGYLTVESNNGKSLSDSKINSGNNWKGADVVIRKMHWIIDRHPITSHSGATISYTDPVGRYFPANKFGYFIQNDIRTLDKFGEWYYNPASKKISVYFGSTPPSSSTVEVSTLDNLIYSDRPDGRFTNFTFENLTLRGANAHGVSISFGKNYTLRNCNIEYLGNCGLNAYSVSNFTVENCNFIGAQNNGVYLNEKCNGAVVRNNTIQNTMAFPGLGQNGDHKGLGMYVGGDNILVEYNKVMNTGYIGIYFAGESINVKNNLVDGFCLLKDDGSGIYTFSGDSNYAYTNRKVTGNIILNGIGAKEGTTSTTPPAKGFYADDNSAGIEVSNNTIASITDQGIFVHNGRNMNITGNTVFNNGTQVAFAHDDYGNAITNVSLKGNILFSKTADQNILKMSNKDADIAGMGKHDNNYYPRPFDSSNIINVEQFTNTSSYSSRYYDLAMWQSNFKQDLSTVNSPVKLSAYKVNNLVGANRYPNGKFDGNVGGTVFYASSGAAAATWDNSNKLGSGGSVKLAAGKPSFLLLNIGAVDASKKYILKFNVIGNKEANITAFLRQYNSPHSTISSVSTVKVQTSANTYECLFSFPKTEANACITFGSDNNDLTYWLDNVELYEANVTNTNPDDHILFEYNASQSPKSISLNGTYVDAKNVRYSGSVTIAPYASIVLIRTSAAPANVTPAAPVVTGDDKTNILSGKHDLYGSDIVVSENGGAFQAYTAAINVGNVDRPAGYWKFKIKAADGRNESAEVPSPAFTMEMITPTPPVMVANDVKNTLSVSHAVYPNEIIYSVNNESYQPYAGEINVGNASVQQGYWKFKIRSAKDRNESEVVVSPVFTQVSTPTAPKVVANDELNTLTASHDTYASGLMVSINDGAYQPYTGPIDVGNVARPSGYWKFKISASNDRTESTVVSSPAFTTSIITTTPAPPSLTADDNANTLTATHSNYPADIMFSENNGTYQLYTGVINVGNVARPSGYWKFKVRSGEGRTESSIVSSPAFTETIITTPAPPSLTADDNANTLTASQNNYPADIMFSENNGTYQLYTGVINVGNVARPSGYWKFKVRSGEGRTASSIVSSPAFTETIITTPAPPSLTADDTANTLTASQNNYPADIIVSENNGTYKLYTGVINVGNVARPSGYWKFKVRSGEGRTESSIVSSPAFTTSIITTTPAPPSLTADDTANTLTASQNNYPADIMVSENNGTYQLYTGVINVGNVARPSGYWKFKVRSGEGRTESSIVSSPAFTETIITTPAPPSLTADDTANTLTASQNNYPADIMFSENNGTYQLYTGVINVGNVARPSGYWKFKVRSGEGRTESNIVSSPSFTETIITTTPAPPSLKADDTANTLTASHDTYPADIMVSENGGEYKLYTGTINVGNVARPIGYWRFKISAAAGRNESILVSSPAFTRAQAFLEADIVIYPVPVQTTLHVKFPAAQKEGTLEVVAMDGRVVKRATVANGNTITDIDVSNLPTGTYILLFKNGNDRFAKTFIKM; encoded by the coding sequence ATGGCACACATCCGATTTTTTCTCGGTGTGGTTTTTTTTCTAACTTGTAACATCTGCGTTGCAAGTACGTATTATTTATCTTCCATATCCGGCGATGACAACCGGTCGGCAAGTGAGGCGCAAAACCCCAACACCCCGTGGAAAAGTATCACTAAACTGAACGCATATTTTGCCAGCTTAAAGCCGGGCGATAACGTGTTGTTTAAAAGAAATGAAACCTTTTACGGCACCATTTCAATTAACGGCTCTGGTAGCGATGGCAATCCGATCACTTTCGGTGCCTATGGTACAGGGAGCAATCCTATTATTACCTCTCTTGTAACTGTAAGCCAGTGGCAAAGCGTGGGCAATGGCATTTACGAAAGCACCAACGCAGCCTTTGGCTCGAGTGTGGCTGTTGTGCTCATTAATAACAAGCCACAGGAAATGGGGCGCTATCCCAATTCTGATGCCGCCAACAAAGGCTACCTCACTGTCGAATCGAACAATGGGAAATCGTTAAGCGATAGCAAAATCAATTCGGGTAACAACTGGAAAGGTGCCGACGTGGTGATCCGTAAAATGCACTGGATTATAGACCGGCATCCAATTACTTCGCACTCGGGGGCCACTATTTCTTATACAGACCCAGTTGGACGGTATTTCCCGGCAAACAAGTTTGGCTACTTCATACAAAACGACATTCGGACGCTCGACAAGTTTGGCGAATGGTATTACAATCCGGCTTCGAAGAAAATATCCGTTTATTTTGGCTCAACGCCACCTTCGTCTTCAACGGTTGAGGTAAGTACGCTCGATAACCTGATTTATTCGGATCGGCCCGACGGCAGGTTCACCAATTTCACTTTCGAAAATTTGACACTGCGAGGCGCCAACGCCCATGGGGTTTCGATCAGCTTCGGTAAAAATTACACCTTAAGAAACTGCAACATTGAATACCTGGGCAACTGTGGTTTGAACGCCTATTCGGTTTCTAATTTTACAGTAGAAAATTGCAATTTTATCGGTGCACAAAATAACGGTGTTTATTTGAACGAAAAATGTAATGGGGCAGTGGTACGGAACAATACCATTCAAAACACCATGGCTTTTCCGGGCTTAGGGCAAAATGGCGACCACAAAGGACTTGGAATGTATGTAGGTGGCGATAACATTCTGGTTGAATACAACAAGGTGATGAACACCGGCTACATTGGAATTTATTTTGCCGGTGAATCTATCAACGTGAAAAACAACCTTGTTGACGGTTTTTGTTTGCTTAAAGATGATGGCAGTGGTATTTACACTTTTAGTGGCGATTCGAACTATGCTTATACCAACAGAAAGGTTACGGGCAACATTATTTTAAATGGTATTGGGGCAAAAGAGGGAACTACCTCAACAACCCCGCCCGCCAAAGGATTTTATGCCGATGATAATTCTGCGGGCATCGAGGTTTCTAATAACACCATTGCATCAATTACCGACCAGGGAATTTTTGTTCACAACGGCCGGAACATGAACATTACCGGAAACACCGTTTTTAACAACGGTACGCAGGTAGCTTTCGCCCATGATGATTATGGAAATGCCATTACCAATGTGTCGTTAAAAGGAAATATTCTGTTTTCGAAAACTGCAGATCAGAACATTCTGAAAATGTCTAACAAAGATGCAGACATTGCCGGAATGGGAAAGCACGACAACAACTATTATCCTCGTCCTTTCGATTCAAGTAACATCATCAACGTTGAGCAGTTTACCAACACCTCATCTTACAGTTCAAGGTATTACGATTTGGCCATGTGGCAATCGAACTTCAAACAAGATTTGAGCACGGTAAATAGCCCGGTTAAGCTTTCTGCTTATAAAGTAAATAACCTTGTGGGGGCGAACAGATACCCGAACGGGAAGTTTGACGGGAATGTTGGTGGAACAGTTTTTTACGCATCGTCTGGCGCTGCTGCAGCCACCTGGGATAATTCAAACAAACTCGGTTCCGGAGGCTCGGTTAAGCTTGCGGCTGGCAAACCATCATTTCTCCTGCTGAATATTGGCGCAGTTGACGCCTCGAAGAAGTATATTTTAAAATTTAACGTAATTGGAAACAAAGAAGCCAACATTACCGCTTTTTTAAGGCAGTACAACAGTCCCCACAGCACAATTTCATCGGTAAGCACCGTAAAAGTTCAAACCAGTGCCAACACTTACGAATGTTTGTTTTCATTTCCTAAAACCGAGGCCAATGCCTGCATCACTTTTGGTTCTGATAATAATGATTTAACATACTGGCTGGATAATGTAGAGCTTTACGAAGCAAACGTAACCAACACCAACCCCGATGATCATATCCTGTTTGAATATAATGCCAGCCAATCGCCTAAATCAATTTCGCTAAACGGCACCTATGTTGATGCTAAAAATGTGCGGTATTCGGGTTCGGTAACTATTGCGCCATATGCTTCTATTGTTTTAATCAGAACATCGGCTGCACCGGCAAATGTTACGCCAGCCGCACCAGTTGTTACCGGCGACGACAAAACCAACATCTTGTCGGGTAAGCACGACTTATACGGATCGGATATTGTAGTAAGCGAAAACGGCGGAGCATTTCAGGCTTACACTGCGGCAATAAATGTAGGCAATGTTGACAGACCTGCCGGCTACTGGAAATTCAAGATCAAGGCGGCCGATGGCCGAAACGAAAGCGCCGAGGTGCCTAGTCCTGCATTTACAATGGAGATGATTACGCCCACACCTCCAGTTATGGTGGCCAACGATGTAAAGAACACGCTGTCTGTATCGCACGCCGTTTACCCGAACGAGATTATATATAGCGTAAACAACGAAAGCTATCAGCCATATGCCGGCGAGATAAATGTTGGCAATGCCTCCGTTCAGCAAGGTTATTGGAAATTTAAAATTAGGTCGGCAAAAGACAGAAACGAGAGTGAGGTTGTGGTAAGCCCTGTATTTACTCAGGTAAGCACACCAACTGCGCCCAAAGTTGTAGCTAATGATGAATTGAATACCTTAACCGCCAGCCACGATACTTATGCCTCGGGCCTGATGGTGAGCATAAATGATGGTGCCTACCAACCATACACGGGGCCAATTGATGTGGGCAACGTTGCCCGACCGAGTGGTTACTGGAAATTTAAAATAAGCGCTTCAAATGACAGAACGGAGAGCACCGTGGTTAGCAGCCCTGCATTTACCACATCAATCATAACAACAACCCCGGCTCCACCAAGCCTTACGGCAGATGACAATGCCAACACCCTTACCGCTACGCATAGCAATTACCCTGCTGACATAATGTTCAGCGAGAACAATGGCACGTACCAGTTGTATACTGGCGTGATCAACGTGGGTAATGTTGCCCGACCGAGTGGCTATTGGAAGTTCAAAGTCCGATCTGGGGAGGGGCGGACGGAGAGTAGTATAGTTAGCAGCCCCGCCTTCACCGAAACAATCATAACAACCCCGGCTCCACCAAGCCTTACGGCAGATGACAATGCCAACACCCTTACCGCTTCGCAAAACAATTACCCTGCTGACATTATGTTCAGCGAGAACAATGGCACGTATCAGTTGTATACGGGCGTGATCAATGTGGGTAATGTTGCCCGACCGAGTGGCTATTGGAAGTTCAAAGTCCGATCTGGGGAGGGGCGGACGGCGAGTAGTATAGTTAGCAGCCCCGCCTTCACCGAAACAATCATAACAACCCCGGCTCCACCAAGCCTTACGGCAGATGACACTGCCAATACCCTTACCGCTTCGCAAAACAATTACCCCGCTGATATTATAGTCAGCGAGAACAATGGCACGTACAAGTTATATACAGGCGTGATCAATGTGGGTAATGTTGCCCGACCGAGTGGCTATTGGAAGTTCAAAGTCCGATCTGGGGAGGGGCGGACGGAGAGCAGCATTGTCAGCAGCCCTGCATTTACCACATCAATCATAACAACAACCCCGGCTCCACCAAGCCTTACGGCAGATGACACTGCCAATACCCTTACCGCTTCGCAAAACAATTACCCTGCTGACATTATGGTCAGCGAGAACAATGGCACGTACCAGTTATATACTGGCGTGATCAACGTGGGTAACGTTGCCCGACCGAGTGGCTATTGGAAGTTCAAAGTCCGATCTGGGGAGGGGCGGACGGAGAGCAGCATTGTTAGCAGCCCTGCATTTACCGAAACAATCATAACAACCCCGGCTCCACCAAGCCTTACGGCAGATGACACTGCCAATACCCTTACCGCTTCGCAAAACAATTACCCTGCTGACATTATGTTCAGCGAGAACAATGGCACGTACCAGTTATATACGGGCGTGATCAATGTGGGTAATGTTGCCCGACCGAGTGGCTATTGGAAGTTCAAAGTCCGATCCGGGGAGGGGCGGACGGAGAGCAACATTGTCAGCAGCCCCTCCTTCACCGAAACAATCATAACAACAACCCCGGCTCCACCAAGTCTTAAAGCAGATGACACTGCAAACACGCTTACCGCTTCACATGATACTTATCCTGCTGACATTATGGTTAGTGAGAATGGTGGCGAGTACAAGTTATATACAGGTACCATTAATGTGGGTAATGTAGCAAGACCAATTGGTTATTGGAGATTCAAAATCAGTGCGGCAGCCGGCAGGAACGAGAGCATTTTAGTATCGAGCCCAGCTTTTACCCGGGCACAGGCGTTTTTGGAAGCTGACATTGTAATCTATCCTGTACCGGTTCAAACCACTTTGCATGTTAAATTTCCCGCTGCCCAAAAGGAAGGAACGCTGGAAGTGGTTGCTATGGATGGCCGGGTAGTGAAACGGGCAACCGTTGCCAACGGAAACACAATCACTGATATTGATGTGTCAAATTTGCCAACGGGAACTTATATTCTTCTTTTTAAGAATGGAAATGATAGA